The following coding sequences lie in one Arachis ipaensis cultivar K30076 chromosome B03, Araip1.1, whole genome shotgun sequence genomic window:
- the LOC107633604 gene encoding uncharacterized protein LOC107633604, which produces MANVRPYEPLKLYIAVSKNMIGCMLAQDDENGHERAIYYLSRVLTDIETRYSPIEKLCLSLYYACMNLKCYMVAKSVRVIAQTDLIKYMLSFLMLRGRLGKWMLALTSLDLQHVPAKAVKGQVIADFLVDNSNDLNDQGANVIDIEVDYWKLYFDGSKHKDGAGVGILIISPEGIPSEFLFELKYPCSNNVAEYEALILGLEILISKGALKVQILGDSQLVLKQLSKEFKCNNEKLQKYLTTDRELLTSFRKVFLVHIPRIHNEIANKLAQIASRYRIGPETLKKLASIHQILVPANEREALCIDEWKIMTGESLLLSI; this is translated from the coding sequence ATGGCGAATGTTCGTCCATATGAGCCCTTAAAATTATACATTGCAGTATCTAAAAATATGATTGGGTGTATGTTAGCCCAAGATGATGAGAACGGGCATGAGCGGGCCAtttattaccttagtcgagttCTAACTGACATCGAAACAAGGTATTCCCCGATAGAGAAATTGTGTTTGTCTCTATACTATGCTTGTATGAACTTAAAGTGTTATATGGTGGCTAAATCGGTAAGGGTTATAGCGCAAACTGATCTCATCAAATATATGTTAAGTTTTCTAATGTTGCGAGGGCGTTTAGGAAAATGGATGCTGGCACTGACATCGTTAGATTTGCAACATGTCCCGGCTAAAGCTGTAAAAGGAcaggtcattgcagattttcttGTTGATAATTCGAACGATCTGAATGACCAGGGGGCAAATGTAATCGACATTGAAGTTGATTATTGGAAGTTATATTTTGATGGATCGAAGCACAAAGATGGTGCAGGGGttggaattcttattatttcaccaGAGGGGATTCCATCAGAATTTCTTTTCGAGTTAAAATATCCTTGCTCGAATAATGTGGCAGAGTACGAAGCTTTAATTTTGGGTCTCGAAATATTAATTAGTAAAGGGGCTTTGAAAGTCCAGATATTAGGGGATTCCCAGTTggttttgaagcagttatccaaGGAGTTTAAATGCAATAATGAGAAGTTGCAAAAGTATTTAACAACTGATCGAGAGTTGTTAACCTCCTTTCGAAAAGTTTTTTTGGTTCACATTCCCAGAATCCATAATGAAATTGCTAATAAATTAGCCCAAATTGCTTCGAGATATAGAATCGGTCCAGAGACTCTTAAAAAATTGGCTAGTATCCATCAAATATTAGTACCTGCAAATGAAAGAGAGGCTTTGTGTATAGATGAATGGAAGATAATGACTGGAGAAAGCCTATTGCTCAGTATTTAA